From the Paenibacillus sp. FSL H8-0548 genome, one window contains:
- a CDS encoding folylpolyglutamate synthase/dihydrofolate synthase family protein, giving the protein MTDQNIEQRPSMPLQTYQEAVAWITGLIPFGIRPGLERIEELMERLANPHRRLKFIHVAGTNGKGSTCAYLTSVLLHGGYDVGTFTSPYITKFTNRFQYNGVDIEEQTLLRLANELKPHVEAIAETELGSPTMFEVSTALAVLFFATVTYPDYVVWETGLGGRLDVTNIVHPVVSVITNIGHDHMDRLGDTIAAVASEKAGIIKAGIPVVSAVEQPEAVEVIKQAATDKKSTLYLLGEQFHETVLSVQEDEQVFRFDNLFRTIEPITITLNGAHQRTNAAVAVMTLEVLRQYKALVVEDDVLAEGLRAAAWPGRLEMVSQQPRILLDGAHNPEGAESLAHALKNTYKHDHLHLMMGMLENKNHQQVLEHILPIVDTLIVTEPDYRMKKEARELADLVLEMKQQQPDKYNFELIVEKNWKTALQKLQQLTGETDLGVVTGTLYLIADVRSRILYNSDSEKGW; this is encoded by the coding sequence ATGACGGATCAAAATATAGAGCAGCGGCCATCCATGCCGCTGCAAACCTATCAAGAAGCGGTAGCTTGGATTACCGGGCTTATTCCTTTTGGCATTCGTCCAGGGCTCGAGAGAATTGAGGAGCTGATGGAGCGGCTTGCCAATCCGCATCGCAGATTGAAGTTTATTCATGTTGCAGGTACGAATGGCAAAGGGTCCACCTGCGCGTATTTAACGAGTGTTCTTCTACATGGGGGTTATGATGTAGGAACATTTACATCGCCTTATATTACAAAATTCACGAATCGTTTTCAGTATAATGGTGTGGATATTGAAGAGCAAACGCTGCTTCGGCTTGCCAATGAACTGAAGCCTCATGTTGAAGCGATTGCGGAGACGGAGCTTGGTTCGCCAACGATGTTCGAGGTGTCTACAGCGCTTGCCGTACTATTTTTCGCTACCGTTACTTATCCCGATTACGTCGTATGGGAGACCGGTCTTGGCGGTCGCCTTGATGTAACGAATATTGTACATCCCGTGGTTTCGGTTATTACGAATATCGGACATGACCATATGGATCGGCTTGGCGATACGATTGCGGCAGTGGCAAGCGAGAAGGCCGGCATAATTAAAGCCGGCATTCCTGTCGTAAGCGCAGTAGAGCAGCCAGAGGCTGTTGAAGTGATCAAGCAAGCTGCAACTGACAAAAAAAGTACGCTTTATTTGCTCGGGGAGCAATTCCATGAAACGGTGCTGTCTGTTCAAGAAGATGAGCAGGTATTCCGCTTCGATAATTTATTCCGTACGATTGAGCCAATAACGATTACGCTTAACGGCGCACATCAGCGTACGAATGCAGCTGTTGCTGTTATGACGCTTGAGGTGCTGCGCCAGTATAAAGCGCTAGTTGTTGAGGATGATGTTTTGGCGGAAGGGCTAAGAGCAGCGGCATGGCCGGGTCGACTGGAGATGGTGTCGCAGCAGCCACGTATCTTACTGGATGGGGCACATAATCCAGAAGGCGCAGAGTCGCTTGCTCACGCCTTGAAAAATACGTATAAGCATGATCATTTGCATCTAATGATGGGTATGCTGGAGAATAAGAATCATCAACAAGTTCTTGAGCATATACTACCCATAGTGGATACGCTTATTGTGACCGAGCCTGATTATCGCATGAAAAAAGAAGCCCGCGAATTGGCTGATTTGGTATTGGAAATGAAGCAGCAGCAGCCTGATAAGTATAATTTTGAGCTGATTGTGGAAAAAAATTGGAAAACTGCATTACAAAAACTACAACAGTTAACCGGGGAAACAGACCTCGGGGTCGTGACAGGCACGCTGTATTTAATAGCTGACGTTCGCTCCCGCATTTTGTATAACTCGGATTCTGAAAAAGGTTGGTGA
- the murC gene encoding UDP-N-acetylmuramate--L-alanine ligase, with the protein MNTAEHVHFIGIGGYGMSAIARVMLEMGYKVTGSDVARQELTEKLAANGASIYIGHQSEHVKGADLVVYSTALSRDNVERKAAEELNIPVLHRSQMLARLMNAGKGIAVAGAHGKTTTSSMIALVMEACDADPTYIIGGEIVNLGTNAKAGKGEYVVAEADESDGSFLHYHPTIAIVTNIEPDHLENYDGDFGKLKAAYVQFLQQVKEGGKAIVCADDETVNELIPQVYKGEINKEQLITYGIDSEADFKAQNIVLGDRKVSFTMTHKGAELGQIELLVPGLHNVYNAMATVITCLESGLSFDKVAVGIKSFRGAKRRFQVLGEVNDILVIDDYAHHPTEIRATISAAKATGKRIIAVFQPQRYTRTFFLFEQFSRAFPEADEVIITDIYSPAGELQIEGVTSLKLVELIKSNSNTNTVHLPTKEEVLVYLTERIAPGDLVITMGAGDIWKVADSLAKSLKANH; encoded by the coding sequence TTGAATACGGCAGAACACGTTCATTTCATCGGAATCGGCGGTTACGGAATGAGTGCCATTGCCCGCGTTATGCTGGAAATGGGCTATAAGGTGACTGGGTCCGATGTCGCGCGTCAAGAATTAACTGAGAAGCTTGCAGCAAATGGCGCTAGCATTTATATCGGGCATCAGTCAGAGCATGTAAAGGGAGCGGACTTGGTTGTATACTCGACAGCGCTGTCGAGGGATAATGTTGAGCGAAAAGCAGCAGAGGAGCTCAACATTCCTGTTTTGCACCGTTCGCAAATGCTGGCAAGGCTTATGAATGCTGGAAAAGGAATAGCGGTCGCTGGTGCACATGGCAAGACGACGACCTCCTCGATGATCGCACTTGTTATGGAAGCCTGTGATGCAGATCCGACCTATATTATCGGTGGTGAAATCGTTAATTTAGGCACGAATGCGAAAGCAGGCAAGGGAGAGTATGTTGTGGCTGAGGCAGATGAGAGCGACGGCTCGTTTCTCCACTATCATCCAACAATAGCGATCGTAACGAATATCGAGCCGGATCATCTTGAAAACTATGACGGCGATTTCGGCAAGCTTAAAGCTGCTTATGTTCAATTTTTGCAGCAGGTGAAAGAAGGCGGCAAAGCGATTGTATGCGCGGATGACGAGACGGTGAACGAATTGATACCGCAGGTGTACAAAGGTGAAATCAATAAAGAGCAGCTTATTACCTATGGCATTGACAGTGAAGCTGACTTTAAAGCCCAGAACATTGTACTTGGAGACCGCAAGGTTTCTTTTACTATGACCCATAAAGGGGCGGAGCTTGGACAGATTGAGCTTTTAGTTCCTGGACTTCACAACGTTTATAATGCAATGGCAACGGTTATTACATGTTTGGAATCGGGCTTGTCCTTTGACAAGGTCGCAGTAGGAATTAAATCCTTTAGAGGTGCGAAACGCCGCTTCCAGGTGCTCGGCGAAGTCAATGACATTTTAGTGATTGATGATTATGCTCATCATCCAACGGAGATTAGAGCAACGATCAGCGCGGCTAAGGCGACTGGCAAGCGTATCATCGCGGTATTCCAGCCCCAGCGCTATACACGTACGTTTTTCCTGTTTGAGCAATTTAGCCGTGCCTTTCCCGAGGCGGATGAGGTAATTATTACTGATATTTACTCGCCTGCTGGCGAGCTTCAAATAGAGGGAGTTACCTCACTCAAGCTGGTAGAGCTGATTAAGAGCAACAGCAATACCAATACGGTGCATTTGCCAACCAAAGAAGAGGTACTCGTATATTTAACTGAGCGGATCGCACCAGGCGATCTTGTGATCACAATGGGTGCAGGCGACATTTGGAAGGTAGCAGATTCATTGGCTAAGTCACTGAAAGCAAATCACTAA
- a CDS encoding SPOR domain-containing protein, producing the protein MNQKNRMTYRFDRNGQSISDEIPNTNKLPEPTAAIEDSFSPINSDANKPAKMNVIPLYPSTEKHAVSEVSPWNSAFQEDIGALEKLIRNTDAKPVSKWSQKSITSKVKREKEKPAFLETAAQQDEIQNIAEESDLQEEHLQELPHMYQEESVYDETRRSKAQYSRMTHKKGTPSWLNVFLSVAAALATGAFFGYLLLSLFTGASLWPSRATDNSLTQPENMNAISGAVNGNTNVDTSNGSEEKGTDDANAAKPDSNTAMASIKGLDQTYYMLQYGVFSNTEGRDAALAQLAQKGLAGAGLSGAADYRVYAGVANDKSSAQTIRALLPELDLYVKEINLVAPKEIPFSGDQSAAQAFFDQTALLVQMLDELTFAQLEQPTMSSLSESAAASWQGQYQKWTENAAAMRIGIVDEKGKAYLDKVSQAINTAAKSLIEYDKKPSRTHLWSTQMGTMEAILTQNEWFETISAL; encoded by the coding sequence ATGAATCAAAAAAATCGAATGACGTACCGCTTTGACCGTAATGGCCAATCCATTAGTGATGAAATTCCGAATACTAATAAGCTGCCTGAACCAACCGCAGCTATAGAAGACTCTTTCAGCCCAATTAATAGTGATGCCAATAAACCGGCAAAAATGAACGTTATACCGTTGTATCCTTCTACTGAGAAGCATGCAGTCAGTGAAGTCAGTCCCTGGAACAGTGCATTTCAAGAGGATATTGGAGCTTTGGAGAAGCTGATTAGAAATACCGATGCCAAGCCTGTATCGAAATGGTCTCAGAAGTCAATCACATCCAAAGTCAAGCGGGAAAAAGAAAAGCCTGCATTTCTGGAGACAGCCGCACAGCAGGATGAAATTCAAAATATAGCAGAAGAAAGTGATTTGCAAGAGGAGCATTTGCAAGAATTACCTCACATGTATCAGGAGGAGTCAGTTTACGATGAGACGAGGAGAAGCAAAGCGCAATATTCAAGAATGACTCATAAGAAAGGAACGCCTTCCTGGCTTAATGTGTTTTTGTCAGTTGCGGCTGCACTGGCTACGGGCGCGTTTTTTGGGTATTTGCTGCTGTCGCTATTTACAGGCGCGAGCCTATGGCCTAGTCGAGCTACTGACAATTCATTAACGCAGCCTGAGAACATGAATGCGATTTCGGGAGCGGTAAACGGAAATACAAATGTAGACACAAGCAACGGCAGTGAAGAAAAAGGAACGGATGACGCTAACGCTGCGAAACCAGACTCGAATACGGCGATGGCAAGTATTAAAGGGCTGGATCAGACCTACTATATGCTCCAATATGGCGTTTTCAGCAACACTGAAGGAAGGGATGCTGCACTGGCACAGTTAGCTCAAAAAGGACTTGCTGGCGCTGGCTTGAGTGGTGCTGCTGATTATCGTGTATACGCAGGGGTCGCAAATGACAAAAGCAGCGCACAGACGATTCGCGCTCTGCTGCCCGAATTAGATCTCTATGTTAAAGAAATCAATCTTGTGGCGCCGAAGGAAATTCCATTTAGTGGAGACCAATCCGCGGCACAAGCCTTCTTCGATCAGACAGCATTACTCGTCCAAATGTTGGATGAACTAACATTTGCACAGCTAGAGCAGCCAACAATGTCATCTTTGAGCGAGTCAGCTGCTGCTTCATGGCAGGGTCAATATCAAAAATGGACAGAAAACGCAGCAGCGATGCGAATAGGTATAGTGGATGAGAAGGGGAAAGCCTATCTGGATAAAGTTAGTCAAGCGATTAATACGGCAGCTAAATCATTAATAGAGTATGATAAAAAACCGTCTCGCACACATTTATGGTCGACTCAAATGGGAACTATGGAAGCGATCTTAACACAAAATGAATGGTTTGAGACCATCAGTGCATTGTAA
- a CDS encoding DUF4321 domain-containing protein gives MKKNGWILLIFIIIGLLAGALVARWLAPVSGIAFLTNPIETTWSPAIDLYVISFNMTLQLQFSLFSLIGAIIAIWLYRKM, from the coding sequence ATGAAGAAAAACGGCTGGATTCTTCTCATTTTTATCATAATTGGCTTATTAGCCGGCGCATTAGTAGCAAGATGGCTGGCTCCAGTTTCAGGCATCGCATTTTTGACAAATCCAATTGAAACAACTTGGTCTCCTGCCATAGATTTGTATGTAATCAGCTTTAATATGACGCTTCAACTTCAATTCAGCTTATTTAGCTTGATTGGAGCCATTATTGCCATCTGGTTGTATCGTAAAATGTAA
- a CDS encoding Maf family protein, which yields MNDKPLRNEAISQLVLASSSPRRKELVAMLDLSLPVYILSTDTDESIEAGWSPAQVVEKLSLRKANAALKLLQQKQGDESSLIIGADTIVVLDGHVLGKPANDAEAISMLKCLQGRAHEVYSGVACVRSSNGEALVAYRMTKVKMKSLSEEQIARYVATGEPHDKAGSYGIQGLGSTIVEQIDGCYFNVVGLPLSLLSDMLGTFDISVF from the coding sequence ATGAATGATAAACCATTACGCAACGAAGCGATAAGCCAGCTGGTGCTGGCCTCTTCGTCACCGCGCCGGAAGGAACTGGTCGCAATGCTGGACCTTTCTTTGCCGGTTTATATTTTGTCTACGGACACGGATGAATCGATTGAAGCAGGCTGGTCACCGGCACAGGTTGTGGAGAAGCTCAGCCTGCGCAAGGCGAATGCAGCTTTAAAATTACTGCAACAAAAGCAGGGGGACGAGTCGTCTCTAATTATTGGTGCGGACACGATTGTAGTCCTTGATGGTCATGTGCTTGGCAAGCCTGCGAATGATGCAGAGGCCATCTCTATGCTTAAGTGTCTTCAAGGGCGAGCTCATGAGGTTTATTCGGGAGTAGCCTGCGTGCGATCCTCAAATGGGGAAGCCTTGGTTGCATATCGGATGACTAAGGTGAAAATGAAATCTCTTAGCGAGGAACAAATTGCGAGATATGTCGCAACTGGCGAGCCTCATGATAAAGCCGGCTCATATGGAATCCAAGGTCTAGGCTCGACGATAGTAGAGCAAATCGATGGCTGTTATTTTAATGTTGTCGGTCTACCGTTGTCGCTGCTGTCAGATATGCTTGGTACTTTCGATATTTCTGTATTCTAA